A genomic segment from Clostridium pasteurianum BC1 encodes:
- the yfcE gene encoding phosphodiesterase yields MSKLFFISDIHGSLYYLKKVLEIYESEKADYIIILGDELYHGARNPLPKDYNPKEVAELLNTYKNKIIAVRGNCDSEVDEMVLEYPMMAPYSIVLYNGRRLFLTHGHIYDRDKLPNLSSGDAIIYGHIHVPLAEKQNNIFVINPGSITFPKEGNPNSYGILENNIFKIKGLEGNVIKEISFSE; encoded by the coding sequence ATGAGTAAACTATTTTTTATTTCAGATATACACGGATCACTATATTATCTAAAAAAGGTTTTAGAAATATATGAAAGTGAAAAAGCTGACTATATAATTATTTTAGGTGATGAATTATATCATGGTGCCAGAAATCCTCTGCCAAAGGATTATAATCCTAAGGAAGTAGCGGAGCTTCTAAATACATATAAAAATAAAATTATAGCTGTACGTGGAAATTGTGACAGTGAAGTTGACGAAATGGTACTGGAATATCCTATGATGGCCCCATATTCTATTGTTCTATACAACGGAAGAAGATTATTTTTAACTCATGGACACATATACGACAGGGATAAATTACCTAATTTGAGTAGTGGTGATGCCATAATATATGGTCACATTCATGTACCTTTAGCAGAAAAACAAAATAATATTTTTGTGATCAATCCTGGGTCAATTACTTTCCCAAAAGAAGGAAATCCTAATTCCTATGGGATTCTAGAAAATAACATTTTTAAGATTAAGGGTTTAGAGGGTAATGTTATTAAAGAAATAAGCTTCAGTGAATAA
- a CDS encoding NAD-dependent malic enzyme, with protein sequence MSNISTDKKTVHTKLRGRELLNNPLLNKGTAFSKKERESLGLAGLLPSQVEDIEKQEDRCYKQFLSKPDNFSKHLYLMGLYDLNRTLFYKVVTSHIKEMLPIIYTPTIGTGVKKYSEEFKSPLDSLYLSIDDKGNMEKAFDNLNEDDIEVMVITDSQGILGIGDWGVNGVDISIGKLAVYTAAAGVDPSKVLPVVLDVGTDNKELLESELYLGNRHVRVQGKEYYDFIDQFVKAALKKFPKVLIHWEDFGRENAHKVLEKYKDKILTFNDDIQGTGAMIVSAVMSMSKASNTLLKDQKIVIFGAGTAGIGIANQISSAMEREGLSKEEAKNRFWCIDRYGLLIEDMDTLTDFQKPYARKRSEFGDFKDRNVELLDVVKIVKPTMLIGCSGVAGAFKEEVIREMAKGVENPAIMPISNPTSLAEAVPKDLIEWTEGKGLIVTGSPFEPVEYKGTTYKIGQANNALLFPGLGFGAMIAKPRYVSEKMLEASSKAVAEFVDLSEKGAPLLPEVEMLHQVSQAVAVKVIEAALEEGINTVEIKDVKKVVSDETWYPEYYDIAPED encoded by the coding sequence ATGAGTAATATTTCAACAGACAAAAAAACAGTTCATACAAAGCTGAGAGGGAGAGAACTATTAAACAATCCTCTTCTAAATAAAGGTACTGCTTTTTCAAAAAAGGAGAGAGAAAGTCTTGGTTTAGCAGGTCTATTACCATCTCAAGTTGAAGATATAGAAAAGCAGGAAGACAGATGTTACAAACAGTTTTTATCTAAACCAGATAATTTTTCAAAACATCTATACTTAATGGGTTTATATGATTTAAACAGAACACTTTTTTACAAGGTGGTAACTTCACATATAAAGGAAATGCTTCCTATAATATATACTCCTACTATAGGAACTGGAGTAAAAAAATACAGTGAAGAATTTAAGAGCCCTTTAGATAGCCTTTATCTATCTATAGATGATAAAGGAAATATGGAAAAAGCTTTTGATAATCTTAATGAAGATGATATTGAGGTAATGGTTATTACAGATTCCCAGGGGATACTAGGCATTGGCGACTGGGGCGTCAATGGAGTAGATATATCCATAGGAAAGCTTGCAGTTTATACCGCTGCGGCAGGAGTAGATCCATCTAAAGTATTACCTGTAGTTTTAGATGTGGGAACTGATAATAAAGAACTTTTAGAAAGTGAATTATACCTTGGAAATCGTCATGTAAGAGTACAAGGCAAAGAATACTATGATTTTATAGACCAATTTGTAAAAGCTGCGTTAAAAAAATTTCCTAAGGTTTTAATTCATTGGGAGGATTTCGGTAGAGAAAATGCTCATAAAGTGTTAGAAAAATATAAAGATAAAATTCTTACATTTAATGATGACATCCAAGGTACTGGAGCAATGATAGTTTCAGCAGTTATGTCTATGAGTAAGGCTTCAAATACTTTATTAAAAGATCAGAAAATAGTTATTTTTGGTGCTGGAACAGCAGGAATAGGAATAGCAAATCAAATCTCTTCTGCCATGGAAAGGGAAGGATTATCAAAAGAAGAAGCTAAAAATAGATTTTGGTGTATTGATAGATATGGGCTTCTTATTGAAGACATGGACACTTTAACAGATTTCCAAAAACCTTATGCAAGAAAACGAAGTGAATTTGGTGATTTTAAAGATAGAAATGTTGAATTGCTTGATGTAGTAAAGATAGTAAAACCTACTATGCTTATAGGATGTTCAGGGGTTGCTGGAGCTTTTAAGGAAGAAGTAATAAGAGAAATGGCTAAGGGAGTAGAAAATCCTGCTATAATGCCAATATCAAATCCAACAAGTCTCGCAGAAGCAGTGCCAAAGGATTTAATAGAATGGACAGAGGGAAAGGGACTTATAGTCACAGGCAGCCCTTTTGAACCGGTAGAGTATAAGGGAACAACTTATAAAATAGGCCAGGCAAATAATGCTCTATTATTTCCTGGACTTGGCTTTGGAGCAATGATAGCAAAACCACGTTATGTAAGTGAAAAAATGCTGGAGGCATCATCAAAGGCTGTAGCAGAATTTGTAGACCTAAGTGAAAAGGGTGCACCTCTTTTACCAGAGGTGGAAATGCTTCATCAGGTTTCACAAGCTGTAGCTGTAAAAGTTATAGAAGCTGCATTAGAAGAAGGAATTAATACTGTAGAAATTAAAGATGTAAAGAAGGTAGTGTCAGATGAAACTTGGTATCCAGAGTATTATGATATAGCACCAGAAGATTAG
- a CDS encoding class I SAM-dependent methyltransferase, which translates to MGTHKFNVNNKSKLDSENRRKILPPEETLLSFGLHEGDTMADIGCGIGYFTIPAAEIVSDIGKIFAMDISPEMLKEVQMKMEKNNIINIETVLTEENDLKIENHKVSIAFISFVLHEAEHREKFLKEVKRIISPKGRITIIEWKKSDSEFGPPLDHRLDEVVSVELLSNAGFINISSININENFYALIGEMN; encoded by the coding sequence ATGGGTACACATAAATTTAATGTGAATAATAAGAGTAAACTTGATAGTGAAAATAGAAGAAAAATATTACCTCCAGAGGAGACTCTTTTAAGCTTTGGATTACATGAAGGAGATACAATGGCTGATATTGGCTGTGGTATTGGATATTTTACTATTCCAGCAGCTGAAATTGTATCTGATATTGGGAAAATATTTGCAATGGATATATCACCTGAAATGCTAAAAGAAGTTCAAATGAAAATGGAGAAAAATAATATCATCAATATAGAAACTGTATTGACAGAAGAAAATGACTTGAAAATAGAAAATCACAAAGTAAGTATTGCCTTTATAAGTTTTGTACTGCATGAAGCAGAGCATAGAGAAAAGTTTCTAAAGGAAGTAAAGAGAATAATTTCTCCAAAGGGCAGAATAACTATTATTGAATGGAAAAAGAGTGATAGTGAATTTGGTCCTCCTTTAGACCATAGATTAGATGAAGTGGTTTCTGTTGAATTATTGAGTAATGCAGGATTTATAAATATATCAAGTATAAATATAAATGAAAATTTTTATGCTTTAATAGGAGAAATGAACTAA
- a CDS encoding histidine phosphatase family protein, with protein sequence MSTSIMLIRHGETEWNALGKFQGSKDIDLSNEGIKQAEFLKKRLEKNFDYIYCSPLKRALKTAEIISEGTDLNPIIYPELREIDFGEWEGLTVKDIRNNYPEPFKKWIMDDTTGPLCGGDHSLKEASIRATNALLKIVTENKDKNIAVVAHGGIIKAALIGIFNWNMTMYHRIRLGNTSISKLHFDDNMVPLILGLNDTSHLPEDSSIKSHV encoded by the coding sequence ATGAGCACTTCAATAATGCTAATAAGACACGGAGAAACTGAGTGGAATGCCTTGGGAAAATTTCAAGGAAGTAAAGATATAGATTTATCCAATGAAGGCATAAAGCAAGCAGAATTTTTAAAGAAACGACTTGAAAAAAATTTTGATTACATATATTGTAGCCCATTAAAAAGAGCGTTAAAAACTGCAGAAATTATATCTGAAGGTACTGATCTTAATCCTATAATTTATCCCGAATTACGCGAAATAGACTTTGGTGAATGGGAAGGCTTAACTGTGAAAGATATAAGAAATAATTACCCCGAGCCATTTAAAAAGTGGATAATGGATGATACCACAGGTCCTCTTTGCGGAGGCGACCATAGTTTAAAGGAAGCTAGCATCAGAGCTACAAATGCCCTTCTAAAAATCGTTACAGAAAATAAAGATAAAAATATTGCAGTGGTTGCCCATGGTGGCATTATAAAAGCAGCTTTAATAGGAATTTTTAACTGGAATATGACCATGTACCACAGGATTCGTCTAGGTAATACTTCCATAAGTAAATTACATTTTGATGACAATATGGTTCCATTAATTCTAGGGTTAAATGATACAAGCCATCTTCCTGAAGATAGTAGCATTAAATCTCATGTTTAA
- the metH gene encoding methionine synthase produces the protein MKRNIMDLFDKKILILDGAMGTCIQGFKLEEKDYRGNLQCDINQKGNNDILNLTKPEVVKEIHRQYFEAGADVVETNTFSGTRISQSDYGMEDKIYDLNFNGARLAREVADEFTNNNPEKPRFVAGSVGPTNRTASLSPDVENPGFRNVTFDELAAAYGEQISGLIDGGIDFIIIETIFDALNARAAVFAAKTVFEEKGIKLPIMISGTIADKSGRILSGQTLEAFAETMKDEDIRIIGLNCSFGAKDLLPFVKYLSKTQDRYISFYPNAGLPNSMGEYDEHPEETAGFVKELALEGHLNIVGGCCGTTPAHIKAISEAIADIAPRKIPKLQKETVFCGLEALRINKSNNFVNVGERTNVAGSAKFARLIRDKNYEKALTVAKNQVENGAQIIDVNFDDALLDAKKEMDTFLKLLASEPEISKVPIMIDSSKFEVLEIGLKAIQGKAVVNSISLKVGEEEFIRQASLIKKYGAGAVVMAFDEAGQADTYEKRISICKRAYDILVNKVGFLPSNIIFDPNILAIATGIEEHNNYAVDYINTAKWIKENLPYAKISGGVSNLSFSFRGNNVIREAMHSVFLYHAIKAGMDMGIVNPGMIQIYDEIDKALLEKVEAVVLNKTPDAADELLEFAENYKAAAGKENENKHSWRDKDCKERLTHALIKGIVEYIEQDVEECRVQYDRALEVIEGPLMDGMKTVGKLFGEGKMFLPQVVKSARVMKKAVSFLLPYIEEEKKEGDSTSAGKVVFATVKGDVHDIGKNIVSVVLSCNNFEVIDLGVMVPTEVILETAKKEKADIVALSGLITPSLEEMANVAEEMENQGFKIPLMVGGATTSKTHTALKIETQYSNGVVHTTDASKAVEAAKKLVDPEKREAYIKEVQQEYKNIRENYSKIDRKLVTIEEAREKSLKLDWNKGIVETPNFTGIKKFLNFPIKELRKYIDWTFFFIAWDMGMIYPKIMVDPRYGEEAKRLYKDANDILDVLERENILTANAILGIFPANSVGDNIEVHSGDKAATFNMLRQQEVSRKNVYRCLSDYVAPKESGIKDYIGGFIATAGKGAAEYANKLKQNGDEYGAAMVKILADRLAEAFSEYLHMEIRKNYWGYSPEEDIEISDVLKGNYMGIRPAFGYPSLRDHAEKTKLFDILDPEGEIGIKLTDSYMMNPVASTCGLYFGNKEAKYFDINKIGRDQVDDYAKRNNKEYKEIERVLNTILIYK, from the coding sequence ATGAAACGCAATATTATGGATTTATTTGATAAAAAAATCCTCATACTTGATGGTGCCATGGGTACTTGTATTCAGGGATTTAAATTAGAAGAAAAAGATTATAGGGGAAATCTTCAGTGTGATATAAATCAGAAGGGAAATAATGATATATTAAATCTTACAAAGCCCGAGGTTGTTAAAGAAATACATAGGCAGTATTTTGAGGCCGGTGCGGATGTAGTTGAAACAAATACTTTTAGTGGAACCAGAATATCTCAAAGTGATTATGGCATGGAAGATAAAATATATGATTTAAACTTCAATGGTGCAAGGCTGGCAAGAGAGGTAGCAGATGAATTTACTAATAATAATCCAGAAAAACCCCGTTTTGTAGCAGGGTCTGTAGGACCTACCAATAGAACAGCGTCATTGTCACCGGATGTAGAAAATCCAGGCTTTAGAAATGTAACTTTTGATGAATTGGCAGCAGCTTATGGAGAACAGATAAGTGGACTTATAGATGGTGGAATAGATTTCATAATTATTGAAACTATATTCGATGCTTTAAATGCTAGAGCAGCTGTATTTGCAGCTAAAACTGTATTTGAAGAAAAGGGTATAAAATTACCTATTATGATCTCTGGAACTATTGCAGATAAAAGTGGAAGAATTCTGTCAGGTCAGACGCTTGAAGCTTTTGCAGAAACAATGAAAGATGAAGATATACGCATTATAGGACTTAACTGTTCCTTTGGAGCAAAGGATCTTCTGCCTTTTGTTAAATATCTTTCAAAGACTCAGGATAGGTACATAAGCTTTTATCCTAATGCAGGACTTCCTAATTCTATGGGAGAATATGATGAGCACCCGGAAGAAACTGCGGGTTTTGTCAAGGAACTTGCTTTAGAAGGACATCTTAACATTGTAGGAGGCTGCTGTGGTACTACTCCTGCTCATATTAAAGCCATAAGTGAAGCTATAGCTGACATAGCGCCTAGAAAAATTCCAAAGCTTCAAAAAGAAACTGTATTTTGCGGCTTAGAGGCTTTAAGAATAAATAAGTCCAATAATTTTGTAAATGTAGGTGAGAGAACAAATGTAGCTGGTTCTGCTAAATTTGCAAGATTAATACGTGACAAAAATTATGAAAAAGCACTAACTGTAGCTAAAAATCAGGTAGAAAATGGGGCTCAGATTATAGACGTAAACTTTGATGATGCACTGCTGGATGCGAAGAAAGAAATGGATACATTTTTAAAACTTCTTGCTAGTGAGCCGGAAATTTCAAAGGTTCCTATAATGATAGATTCTTCAAAATTTGAAGTGCTGGAAATAGGACTCAAGGCAATTCAGGGTAAGGCTGTGGTGAATTCCATTAGTCTTAAAGTTGGAGAAGAAGAGTTTATAAGACAGGCTAGCTTAATAAAAAAATATGGCGCTGGTGCTGTAGTAATGGCTTTTGATGAGGCTGGTCAGGCAGATACCTATGAAAAAAGAATATCTATTTGTAAAAGGGCTTATGACATATTGGTAAATAAGGTGGGATTTTTACCATCCAATATCATTTTTGATCCTAATATATTAGCTATTGCTACGGGAATAGAGGAGCATAATAATTATGCAGTGGATTATATAAATACTGCAAAATGGATAAAGGAAAATCTTCCTTATGCTAAAATAAGCGGTGGAGTAAGTAATTTATCTTTCTCCTTTAGAGGTAATAATGTTATAAGGGAAGCTATGCATTCCGTATTCTTGTATCATGCTATTAAAGCTGGTATGGATATGGGAATCGTAAATCCTGGAATGATCCAGATATATGACGAGATTGATAAAGCCTTGCTAGAAAAAGTAGAAGCTGTAGTATTAAATAAGACACCAGATGCAGCAGATGAGCTTTTAGAATTTGCAGAGAATTACAAAGCTGCAGCGGGAAAGGAAAATGAAAATAAGCATTCCTGGAGAGATAAGGATTGTAAAGAAAGATTAACTCATGCTCTTATAAAGGGAATAGTTGAATATATTGAGCAGGATGTAGAGGAATGTAGAGTCCAATATGATAGAGCCTTAGAGGTGATTGAAGGACCGCTAATGGATGGAATGAAGACCGTTGGTAAATTATTTGGCGAAGGAAAAATGTTCCTTCCGCAGGTAGTTAAAAGTGCTAGGGTTATGAAAAAAGCAGTAAGCTTTTTATTGCCTTACATTGAAGAAGAGAAGAAAGAAGGAGACAGTACCAGTGCTGGAAAAGTAGTATTTGCTACAGTTAAAGGCGATGTACATGATATAGGAAAAAACATAGTATCAGTAGTTCTTTCCTGTAATAATTTTGAAGTGATTGATTTAGGTGTAATGGTACCTACAGAGGTTATTTTAGAAACTGCAAAGAAGGAAAAAGCAGATATAGTAGCACTAAGTGGCCTTATAACTCCTTCGCTGGAGGAAATGGCAAATGTGGCTGAGGAAATGGAGAATCAGGGTTTTAAAATACCTCTGATGGTTGGGGGAGCAACTACCTCAAAAACCCATACAGCACTAAAAATTGAAACACAATATTCTAATGGAGTAGTTCATACTACGGATGCTTCAAAGGCAGTGGAAGCTGCAAAAAAATTAGTTGATCCAGAGAAGCGAGAAGCATATATAAAGGAAGTGCAACAGGAATATAAGAATATAAGAGAAAATTATTCCAAGATAGACAGAAAGCTTGTAACCATAGAAGAAGCACGAGAAAAGTCATTAAAACTAGATTGGAATAAGGGTATTGTTGAAACTCCAAACTTTACTGGAATTAAAAAGTTCCTGAACTTCCCCATAAAAGAACTTAGGAAATATATAGATTGGACATTTTTCTTTATTGCTTGGGATATGGGAATGATATATCCTAAAATTATGGTGGATCCTAGATATGGTGAAGAGGCAAAGAGACTTTACAAGGATGCTAATGATATTCTAGACGTTTTAGAAAGAGAAAATATACTTACTGCCAATGCTATTTTGGGCATCTTTCCTGCTAATTCAGTAGGAGATAACATTGAGGTGCACAGTGGTGATAAAGCTGCAACATTTAATATGTTAAGGCAGCAAGAGGTTTCAAGGAAAAATGTATACAGGTGCCTTTCTGATTATGTAGCACCTAAGGAAAGTGGAATAAAGGATTATATTGGTGGCTTTATTGCAACAGCAGGTAAAGGTGCAGCTGAATATGCGAATAAGTTAAAACAAAATGGCGATGAATACGGAGCAGCTATGGTAAAAATTCTTGCGGACAGGTTGGCAGAGGCATTTTCTGAATACTTACACATGGAAATAAGAAAGAACTATTGGGGATATTCTCCTGAGGAAGATATAGAAATTTCAGATGTATTAAAGGGAAATTATATGGGAATAAGACCGGCTTTTGGATATCCATCTCTAAGAGATCATGCAGAAAAGACAAAGTTGTTTGATATTTTAGATCCAGAAGGAGAAATTGGTATAAAGCTAACTGACAGCTATATGATGAATCCTGTAGCCAGTACCTGCGGACTTTATTTTGGAAATAAAGAGGCAAAATATTTTGATATAAACAAGATAGGCAGGGATCAGGTGGATGATTATGCAAAGCGCAATAATAAAGAGTACAAAGAGATAGAGAGAGTATTAAATACAATATTAATTTACAAATAA
- a CDS encoding ArnT family glycosyltransferase, with the protein MNKIFLSITCALCIIVLIKRKNTHRDNLDSYENDFFEKYQWIIVSIALIIGFILRIIYLGSNPAGINKDEASIGYDAFSVLKYGIDRNDVSYPVYFISWGSGQNVLYAYLLMPLISLFGLTITVVRIPAMIFGTLSILIFYLLVKELNGIKPAIILLILLVINPWHIMISRWALESNLLPPFLLLGTYFLVKSFQKSVFFIFSMLIFGLSLYAYAIDYIVLPVYLSIVFVYIILNKKVRLKEFTCGILILFILAAPLILLIMVNKKLISPMKIGILSIPYMAGYRGAEVDINSVLHNLSVLIKVILKQSDGLIWNSIDGFGIFYYFAVPFLVIGLYYSLKKIILNLEVNKFDDSMVMIAWLAASIIPAALTEININRINSIFIPLIYFCGMGIYMVIKNLKKSIAIIAIIYLVSFSCFSVYYFHVYPSKIGVLFNESFDKAVDYACKETNGNIYITDSINMSYIYVLFHQKISPIEFIKTVRYDDINGKYRSPLKFGRFIFGIPDDEISKNEVYIIENSRVSDFKLKGFIVAEFKNFSVAYYEPVK; encoded by the coding sequence TTGAATAAAATTTTTCTTTCTATAACCTGTGCGCTATGTATAATAGTATTAATAAAGAGAAAAAATACACATAGAGATAATTTGGATAGTTATGAAAATGACTTTTTTGAAAAATATCAGTGGATAATTGTTTCTATAGCTTTAATAATTGGTTTTATCCTTCGAATTATTTATTTGGGATCAAATCCGGCTGGAATTAATAAAGATGAAGCTTCCATTGGCTATGATGCCTTTTCAGTTTTAAAATATGGTATTGATAGAAATGATGTTAGCTATCCTGTATATTTTATTTCCTGGGGAAGTGGACAAAATGTCCTTTATGCTTATTTACTTATGCCTTTAATTTCTTTATTTGGGCTTACTATTACTGTTGTACGTATTCCGGCAATGATTTTTGGAACTCTGTCTATCTTAATATTTTATCTACTTGTAAAAGAACTCAATGGAATCAAGCCAGCAATAATACTTCTTATATTATTAGTAATAAATCCATGGCATATAATGATTTCAAGATGGGCCTTGGAATCTAATCTATTACCTCCATTTCTACTTTTGGGTACCTATTTTCTTGTAAAGTCATTTCAAAAATCAGTATTTTTTATTTTCTCTATGTTAATCTTCGGGTTATCCTTATATGCTTATGCAATAGACTACATTGTTCTACCAGTTTATTTGTCTATAGTTTTTGTATACATTATTTTAAATAAAAAAGTAAGGCTTAAAGAATTTACATGTGGAATTTTAATTTTATTTATACTGGCGGCACCGTTAATTCTTCTTATTATGGTGAATAAGAAATTAATATCACCAATGAAAATAGGAATTCTCTCCATTCCATATATGGCTGGTTATAGGGGAGCAGAAGTGGATATAAATAGTGTATTGCATAATTTATCTGTGCTTATAAAGGTAATTTTAAAACAATCAGATGGACTTATTTGGAATTCTATAGATGGATTTGGTATATTCTATTATTTTGCTGTACCGTTTCTTGTAATAGGACTTTACTATAGTTTGAAAAAGATAATATTGAATTTAGAAGTGAATAAATTTGATGACTCTATGGTAATGATAGCTTGGCTAGCAGCATCAATAATTCCTGCCGCTTTAACAGAAATTAATATTAACAGGATTAATTCTATATTTATCCCATTGATTTATTTTTGTGGCATGGGAATATATATGGTAATTAAAAATTTAAAAAAATCCATAGCTATTATAGCTATTATCTATCTAGTCTCATTTTCATGTTTTTCAGTATATTATTTTCATGTCTATCCTTCTAAAATAGGAGTACTATTTAATGAATCCTTTGACAAAGCTGTTGATTATGCCTGTAAAGAAACTAATGGCAATATTTATATCACTGATTCTATAAATATGTCCTATATTTATGTATTATTTCATCAAAAGATATCCCCAATAGAATTTATTAAAACCGTTAGATATGATGATATTAATGGAAAATACAGATCACCTTTAAAATTTGGGAGATTTATTTTTGGAATACCTGATGATGAGATATCTAAAAATGAAGTGTATATTATAGAAAATAGTAGAGTATCAGATTTTAAATTGAAAGGATTTATAGTTGCGGAATTTAAAAACTTTTCTGTAGCCTACTATGAACCTGTTAAATAA
- the ytaF gene encoding sporulation membrane protein YtaF, with protein MGLWLIVILLIALVSNTDNFGVGISYGTRKILIPFVSNILIALITGFGTLFSMYVGKGISKVLNPKIAGYIGSIIIIIVGIWICVGEMKRKKNEGNENKTNNISSSEKNVNIYSFIGRIPRILENPFLADWDFSGYISIKESLLLGFALAVNNMANGIGAGMAGINPIITSIFAFLVSLFAIWIGIKLGHEYVHRWLGKLATPIAGIILIVIGIYEIFF; from the coding sequence ATGGGATTATGGTTAATAGTAATATTACTTATAGCATTAGTTAGTAATACAGATAATTTTGGGGTTGGTATTTCCTATGGAACAAGGAAAATACTGATACCCTTTGTATCCAATATACTTATAGCATTAATTACAGGATTTGGTACATTATTCTCAATGTATGTGGGAAAAGGTATATCAAAGGTTTTAAATCCTAAAATTGCTGGCTATATAGGTTCAATAATAATTATAATTGTAGGTATTTGGATTTGTGTAGGGGAAATGAAAAGGAAAAAAAACGAGGGCAATGAAAATAAAACTAATAACATATCATCATCTGAAAAGAATGTTAATATATATTCATTCATAGGAAGAATACCAAGGATACTTGAAAATCCATTCCTTGCAGACTGGGATTTTTCTGGATACATTAGTATTAAAGAAAGCTTATTATTGGGGTTTGCATTGGCGGTAAACAACATGGCAAATGGTATTGGAGCTGGTATGGCAGGAATTAATCCTATAATAACTTCAATCTTTGCATTTCTTGTCAGTTTATTTGCAATATGGATAGGAATTAAGCTTGGGCATGAATATGTACATCGCTGGCTGGGGAAGCTGGCTACTCCTATAGCTGGAATTATACTTATAGTTATTGGAATTTATGAGATATTTTTTTAG